Proteins from a single region of Granulicella tundricola MP5ACTX9:
- a CDS encoding cobalt-precorrin-6A reductase produces the protein MNSVSNTRRPAVLLLGGTSEAGAIASHLATHPDLKLISSLAGRVAHPKLPTGQTRIGGFGGVEGLITYLQQEKIQIVIDATHPFAANISRNAAAACQRLGIPLISYVRPPWTPQQGDHWQDVPDLEAAAALTRSYHRIFLAIGRQELAPFATCIHPWFLIRTIDQPDVPLPPNAKLILARGPFHLADELRLLKAHAIDCIISKNSGGPATYDKLEAARILGLPVIMVDRPTPPTNNVHTIEAVLSQISTELGRLITKY, from the coding sequence ATGAATTCTGTCTCAAATACGCGACGCCCAGCCGTCCTCCTCCTCGGCGGCACCAGCGAAGCCGGGGCCATAGCCTCCCATCTGGCCACACACCCAGACCTCAAGCTTATCTCCTCCCTCGCAGGCCGCGTCGCCCACCCAAAGCTCCCCACCGGTCAGACCCGGATCGGAGGCTTTGGCGGAGTCGAAGGTCTCATCACTTATCTACAACAGGAAAAGATACAAATCGTCATCGACGCCACGCACCCCTTCGCAGCCAACATCAGCCGCAACGCCGCCGCAGCCTGCCAACGCCTGGGTATCCCCCTCATCTCCTACGTGCGCCCTCCATGGACCCCACAGCAGGGCGACCACTGGCAAGACGTCCCAGACCTCGAAGCAGCCGCAGCACTCACCCGGAGCTACCACCGCATCTTCCTCGCCATAGGCCGCCAGGAACTGGCCCCCTTCGCCACCTGCATCCATCCATGGTTCCTGATCCGAACCATCGACCAACCAGACGTCCCCCTGCCCCCGAACGCAAAACTCATCCTGGCCCGAGGTCCCTTCCACCTCGCCGATGAACTCCGACTCCTGAAAGCTCACGCCATAGACTGCATCATCAGCAAAAACAGCGGAGGCCCAGCCACCTACGACAAACTCGAAGCCGCCCGCATCCTCGGCCTCCCCGTCATCATGGTCGATCGCCCCACACCCCCCACAAACAACGTACACACCATAGAAGCCGTCCTCTCCCAAATATCCACAGAGTTGGGTCGACTGATAACCAAGTACTAA
- a CDS encoding cobalamin biosynthesis protein, translating to MTPTQSIGIGCSSNATPEDILTLIHASIPTIFPATILATINRRAEIARTVAEALGINLLLYPAEVLAKIPSTLTTSQASLAHTGTPSIAEAAALAALGPLAHITLPRQTGHLCTCAVATIPSLESL from the coding sequence ATGACCCCAACCCAATCCATCGGCATAGGCTGCTCCTCCAACGCCACCCCGGAAGACATTCTTACCCTTATCCACGCAAGCATCCCCACCATCTTCCCGGCCACAATCCTGGCCACGATAAACCGCCGCGCCGAGATCGCACGCACGGTAGCCGAAGCCCTTGGCATCAACCTCCTTCTCTACCCTGCCGAAGTCCTGGCAAAGATCCCCAGCACCCTCACCACCTCGCAAGCCTCCCTAGCCCACACCGGCACTCCAAGCATCGCCGAAGCCGCCGCCCTCGCAGCCCTCGGCCCCCTAGCTCACATCACCCTCCCACGCCAGACCGGCCACCTCTGCACCTGCGCCGTAGCCACAATCCCAAGCTTGGAGTCCTTATGA
- a CDS encoding bifunctional cobalt-precorrin-7 (C(5))-methyltransferase/cobalt-precorrin-6B (C(15))-methyltransferase: MKTPWLKIVGIGEDGWEALTPAARSAIAQAAILYGGTRHLAHIPPEATAATRTPWPSPMAEAIEKILTQHRNQQQIAVLASGDPMLYGVGVTLTRSLSPDEFVVIPGVSAFALACARLGWPAAEITLISLVARPLEQLHRALAPNQRLILYSEDGTTPAKAAAFFTAAGYGPSLFHVFENLGGPTEHRTSAPASAFPTEPFGNLNLIAVQCEPAPDTQLLSLVPGLPNEAFQTDGQLTKREVRAATLARLAPLPGQHLWDVGAGTGTIAVEWLRTHPTNTAIAFEEKHTRAANIRANAAHLGTPSLQTIEGQAPATFATQTQSPDAIFIGGGLTIPGLFEACWHHLRPGGRLVANAVTLESEALLITLQARHGGDLTRLQIAHAEPLGPTQIWRQGMPITQWTATKP, from the coding sequence GTGAAGACCCCTTGGCTCAAGATCGTCGGCATAGGAGAAGACGGCTGGGAGGCCCTCACTCCCGCCGCACGCAGCGCCATCGCGCAGGCCGCCATCCTCTACGGAGGCACCCGCCACCTCGCCCACATCCCTCCCGAAGCCACCGCCGCAACCCGCACCCCATGGCCCTCCCCCATGGCCGAAGCTATCGAGAAGATCCTCACCCAGCATCGCAACCAACAGCAAATCGCAGTCCTCGCCAGCGGCGACCCGATGCTCTACGGCGTAGGCGTAACCCTTACTCGCAGCCTGTCCCCTGATGAATTTGTAGTCATCCCAGGCGTCTCCGCCTTCGCGTTAGCCTGCGCCCGTCTCGGCTGGCCCGCCGCGGAGATCACCCTCATCTCCCTCGTAGCCCGCCCGCTCGAGCAGCTTCACCGCGCCCTCGCTCCCAACCAGCGCCTCATCCTCTACTCCGAAGACGGAACCACCCCCGCCAAAGCCGCTGCCTTCTTCACCGCAGCCGGCTACGGCCCCAGCCTCTTCCACGTCTTTGAAAACCTCGGCGGCCCAACCGAACATCGTACCTCAGCCCCAGCATCAGCCTTCCCAACGGAACCCTTCGGCAATCTCAACCTCATAGCAGTCCAGTGCGAACCGGCCCCCGACACTCAACTCCTGTCCCTGGTCCCCGGCCTCCCCAACGAAGCCTTCCAGACCGACGGCCAGCTCACTAAGCGAGAGGTCCGCGCCGCCACCCTCGCACGCCTCGCCCCGCTCCCCGGCCAGCACCTCTGGGACGTCGGCGCAGGCACCGGCACCATCGCCGTCGAGTGGCTACGCACCCACCCCACCAACACCGCCATAGCCTTTGAAGAAAAACACACGCGAGCCGCCAACATCCGCGCCAACGCCGCCCATCTCGGCACCCCATCCCTCCAGACAATCGAAGGCCAGGCCCCCGCCACCTTCGCCACCCAGACCCAATCCCCGGACGCCATCTTCATCGGTGGCGGACTCACCATACCCGGCCTCTTTGAAGCCTGCTGGCACCATCTCCGCCCCGGCGGCCGCCTCGTAGCCAACGCCGTCACCCTTGAATCCGAAGCCCTCCTCATCACACTCCAAGCCCGGCACGGCGGCGACCTCACCCGCCTCCAGATCGCCCACGCCGAACCCCTCGGCCCCACCCAAATCTGGCGTCAGGGAATGCCGATTACCCAATGGACGGCCACCAAGCCATGA
- a CDS encoding polysaccharide biosynthesis/export family protein — translation MRVRLINYGFLLLALLVMATAVSAEAEKPRMAAGGPAGVQALSQQPAQGADSAPNYRVNPGDVLDIAFRWTPEFNQTVTVQPDGHVILTSAGDIKMGGLTLLQVRDLIINASSSKVVNPEVAVTLKDFERPRIAIGGEVVTPGKYDLRQPTTALQAIMLAGGPKDSAQLSQILLFRPMPDGMSEVHRINFHHLDHGKHPPEDIQLKPGDMLLIPRDKLTKIGRYVRTFNLGVYFNPATGAVF, via the coding sequence ATGCGAGTTCGATTGATCAATTACGGGTTCCTGCTCCTCGCGCTGCTGGTGATGGCTACGGCTGTTTCGGCTGAGGCCGAAAAACCGCGGATGGCGGCAGGGGGCCCTGCCGGCGTCCAGGCTTTGAGTCAGCAGCCGGCCCAGGGTGCGGACAGTGCGCCAAACTACAGAGTGAACCCGGGTGACGTGCTGGATATCGCATTCCGCTGGACGCCGGAGTTCAACCAGACCGTCACCGTGCAACCTGACGGGCATGTGATTCTGACGTCGGCTGGAGACATCAAGATGGGGGGCCTCACGCTGCTCCAGGTGCGGGACCTGATTATCAATGCATCGAGCAGCAAGGTGGTGAACCCTGAGGTTGCGGTGACGCTGAAGGACTTTGAGCGTCCACGTATCGCCATTGGCGGGGAGGTTGTGACTCCCGGCAAGTATGATCTGCGGCAGCCGACGACCGCTCTCCAGGCGATTATGCTGGCGGGCGGGCCGAAGGATTCGGCTCAGCTGTCTCAGATTCTGCTGTTCCGGCCCATGCCTGATGGGATGTCCGAGGTGCATCGGATCAACTTTCATCATCTCGATCACGGGAAGCACCCGCCCGAGGATATCCAGTTGAAGCCGGGCGATATGCTGCTGATTCCGCGGGATAAGCTGACGAAGATTGGGCGTTACGTACGGACATTTAATCTGGGCGTCTACTTCAACCCTGCAACCGGGGCTGTCTTCTAA
- a CDS encoding ATP-binding protein, with translation MSIKILLVASERWISTARLAMALIETGCEVYAVCRNDHPLLLISGLARRYSYRDLKPLKSMMNALRDAAPDLVICCNEETFRLAHRIHQLAVTKNDRVLKELLERSFGTPEHYSIELSRFGLMTLATEEQIEIPASLQVNSRFELEVAEEELGWPLVLKSDGSFGGNGVRIARDARQALTFWRRLRGPVGPLRTMNRVLMNRHLKPLYGMLRLQRHTVVAQRNIVGSEATLAASCWRGELLACHCMEVVESWNVRGPSSVLRVIESEPMLAAARTLIRRLGISGFCGFDFIVEATTGTPFLIEMNVRPTQTSHLALGPGKDLIVSLVRTVEANKNRQDLPTEDSEADTGWRAQVTHQEFIALFPQELQRDRESQWLRLGFHDIPLSEPALVKAATREPKKSWYESFKSNLPEAIRIRL, from the coding sequence ATGAGTATAAAGATTCTTCTAGTCGCTTCCGAACGCTGGATCTCTACGGCCCGCCTGGCCATGGCCCTGATTGAGACGGGCTGCGAGGTGTATGCGGTCTGCCGCAATGACCATCCGCTTCTACTGATAAGTGGACTTGCACGACGTTATTCGTATCGGGATCTAAAGCCCTTGAAATCAATGATGAACGCGTTACGAGATGCTGCTCCCGATCTCGTGATCTGTTGCAATGAAGAGACCTTTCGTCTTGCTCACCGGATTCATCAGTTGGCTGTGACGAAGAATGATCGTGTTTTGAAGGAGCTTCTGGAACGATCCTTCGGTACACCTGAACACTACAGCATCGAACTTTCCCGTTTTGGGCTTATGACCTTGGCGACTGAAGAACAGATCGAGATTCCAGCCAGCCTGCAGGTCAATTCCCGCTTCGAGCTCGAGGTCGCAGAGGAGGAGCTGGGGTGGCCCCTGGTTCTGAAGAGCGATGGAAGCTTTGGGGGAAACGGCGTACGGATAGCCCGGGATGCGAGGCAGGCGTTGACTTTCTGGAGGCGCCTGAGGGGACCTGTCGGTCCGCTCCGGACCATGAATCGTGTTTTGATGAACAGACACCTCAAGCCGCTCTATGGCATGCTTCGGCTACAACGTCACACGGTTGTGGCGCAGAGGAATATTGTGGGTTCCGAAGCGACGCTTGCTGCCTCATGCTGGCGCGGCGAATTGCTGGCTTGCCATTGCATGGAAGTCGTCGAAAGTTGGAATGTTCGCGGGCCTTCGTCGGTTCTGCGCGTTATTGAGTCTGAGCCGATGCTTGCCGCGGCGAGGACGTTGATCCGGCGTCTTGGAATCTCCGGCTTCTGCGGCTTCGACTTTATCGTCGAGGCCACGACTGGTACACCATTCCTCATCGAGATGAACGTGCGTCCGACGCAAACAAGCCACTTGGCGCTCGGGCCCGGAAAGGATCTCATCGTATCGTTAGTCCGTACGGTTGAAGCGAATAAGAACAGGCAGGATCTGCCGACGGAAGACAGTGAGGCAGATACCGGTTGGCGCGCACAGGTGACTCATCAGGAGTTCATCGCGCTGTTCCCGCAAGAGTTGCAACGCGACCGAGAAAGCCAGTGGCTCAGGCTGGGCTTTCACGATATTCCTTTGAGTGAGCCCGCTCTGGTTAAGGCGGCCACGAGGGAACCGAAGAAATCCTGGTATGAATCGTTCAAGAGCAACCTTCCCGAGGCGATTCGGATACGACTTTAG
- the cobF gene encoding precorrin-6A synthase (deacetylating), whose product MRHLFIIGIGAGHPDYITIQAVKALNLVDIFFFMNKGDSKDELVRLRKDICERYIEHHPYRIVESVDPIRDESIPDYKTRVQQWHLERVQIYEDLIANELSEDATGAFLIWGDPSLYDSTLRIIDQIVARANVPFTYDVIPGITSPQALAARHRIPLHDIGESILITTGRHLASGKPIEPENILVMLDGHAAYKDIPDQQTQIYWGAYLGMENEILLSGTLEETAPKIEAARAEARERNGWIMDTYLLSKPAN is encoded by the coding sequence ATGAGACACCTCTTCATCATCGGCATCGGCGCAGGCCATCCCGACTACATCACCATCCAGGCCGTCAAAGCCCTCAACCTCGTCGATATCTTCTTCTTCATGAACAAGGGAGACTCCAAGGACGAACTCGTCCGCCTCAGAAAGGACATCTGCGAGCGCTACATCGAGCACCACCCCTACCGCATCGTGGAATCCGTAGACCCCATCCGCGACGAGTCCATCCCCGACTACAAGACCCGCGTCCAGCAATGGCACCTCGAGCGCGTCCAGATCTACGAAGACCTCATCGCCAACGAACTCAGCGAAGACGCCACCGGAGCCTTCCTCATCTGGGGTGACCCCAGCCTCTACGACAGCACCCTCCGCATCATCGACCAGATCGTCGCACGCGCCAACGTCCCCTTCACCTACGACGTCATCCCCGGCATCACCAGCCCCCAGGCCCTCGCCGCCCGCCACCGCATCCCCCTCCACGACATCGGTGAATCCATCCTCATCACCACCGGCCGCCACCTCGCCTCAGGCAAACCCATCGAACCCGAAAACATTCTCGTCATGCTCGACGGCCACGCAGCCTACAAAGACATCCCGGATCAGCAGACCCAGATCTATTGGGGTGCCTACCTCGGCATGGAGAACGAGATTCTCCTTTCAGGAACTCTGGAAGAGACCGCGCCAAAGATCGAAGCCGCACGCGCTGAAGCCCGCGAGCGCAACGGCTGGATCATGGATACCTACCTCCTCAGCAAACCTGCTAACTGA
- a CDS encoding NAD(P)-binding domain-containing protein yields MRSDHNDVDELPVVVVGAGPYGLSIAAHLAEACIPFRIFGGAMQMWREHMPAAMTMKSDGFASNLSAGSDRSFTFRQFCKERGLPYVDRHFPMPLKDFVAYGLEFQKRFVPQLDPRHVTRVERHEKGFKVVVEDGEFVVACGVICATGVMHYPYLPEPLKVLHSKLVTHSSEHTEFSEFAGLSVAVIGAGSSAMHTAALLSEAGAEVTVVTRRSKIIFHDSPTGGRRSLVERVLHPTSKLGPGLRSFFAEHAPLSFHRLPVDLRLKIVQKHLGPSSAGHLRSRVEGKAKLLLQRQITSAKAVEQCVQLELEGPDGRETIDVRRVVAATGYHVDLKRLRFLEPLLKEIECNHKSPLLDHELQSSVPGLYFVGLPAAASFGPLLRFAAGSAFAARTITQALS; encoded by the coding sequence ATGCGGTCTGACCACAACGATGTAGACGAACTTCCGGTCGTGGTAGTTGGCGCTGGCCCCTATGGGCTTTCGATCGCCGCTCACCTGGCCGAAGCCTGCATTCCCTTTCGCATCTTTGGCGGAGCCATGCAGATGTGGCGGGAACACATGCCTGCCGCCATGACCATGAAATCGGACGGCTTCGCCTCCAATCTGTCTGCGGGATCGGATCGGTCCTTTACCTTCCGTCAGTTTTGTAAAGAGCGGGGTTTGCCCTACGTGGATCGGCATTTCCCTATGCCGCTGAAGGACTTCGTCGCGTATGGTCTGGAGTTTCAGAAGAGGTTCGTCCCCCAGCTTGATCCCAGACATGTCACCCGCGTCGAGCGTCATGAAAAAGGCTTCAAAGTTGTGGTAGAAGATGGTGAGTTTGTGGTTGCATGTGGTGTCATTTGCGCCACTGGTGTGATGCACTACCCCTACCTCCCCGAACCGCTGAAAGTGCTTCATTCCAAACTGGTTACACATTCATCCGAGCACACGGAGTTCAGCGAATTCGCTGGTTTGAGTGTCGCCGTGATCGGCGCCGGCTCCTCCGCGATGCATACCGCAGCGCTGCTAAGTGAGGCAGGGGCAGAGGTTACGGTCGTCACGCGCCGTTCAAAGATCATATTTCACGACAGTCCCACAGGCGGCCGCCGTTCCCTGGTGGAAAGAGTTCTGCATCCTACTTCCAAGCTGGGGCCTGGGTTGCGCTCGTTTTTTGCGGAGCATGCGCCCCTTTCTTTTCATCGACTTCCAGTGGATCTGCGGCTGAAGATCGTGCAAAAACACCTGGGGCCGTCATCGGCAGGGCATCTGCGGAGCAGGGTGGAAGGAAAAGCTAAGTTGTTGCTGCAGAGGCAGATAACAAGCGCAAAGGCTGTAGAGCAGTGTGTGCAACTAGAGTTGGAAGGTCCGGACGGGCGGGAGACGATCGATGTGCGGCGGGTTGTGGCTGCGACCGGGTATCATGTTGATTTGAAACGGCTTAGATTTTTAGAGCCTCTCCTAAAAGAGATCGAATGTAACCACAAATCACCACTGTTAGACCATGAATTGCAAAGTTCTGTACCAGGCCTTTACTTCGTAGGGCTTCCCGCGGCAGCAAGCTTTGGACCCTTGTTGCGATTCGCAGCAGGGTCGGCGTTTGCGGCGCGCACCATCACCCAGGCCCTCAGTTAG
- the cobM gene encoding precorrin-4 C(11)-methyltransferase: protein MTVHFIGAGPGAPDLLTLRGRDLIAASPVCLYAGSLVPKEILTHCPSNAHIVDTADLTLDQIIAEIAAAHAANLDVARIHSGDLSIWSTLAEQTRRLRALNIPFDVTPGVPSFAAGAAALSQELTLPHVAQTIILTRTSTRSTPMPPGEDLATLGRSGATLAIHLSIQNMDQVTGQLLPLYGPDCPAVVVFRASWPDEQILRGTLATIQQQVQDSGIDRNALILIGKSLGQPGFGESYLYSTTRDRTEP from the coding sequence ATGACAGTCCACTTCATCGGCGCAGGCCCCGGAGCCCCGGACCTCCTCACTTTGCGCGGACGCGATCTCATCGCCGCCTCCCCCGTCTGCCTCTACGCCGGCTCACTCGTCCCCAAAGAGATCCTCACCCACTGCCCGTCCAACGCCCACATCGTAGACACCGCGGACCTCACCCTCGACCAGATCATCGCCGAAATCGCCGCCGCCCACGCCGCCAACCTGGACGTAGCCCGCATCCACTCCGGCGATCTCTCCATCTGGAGCACCCTCGCCGAGCAGACCCGCCGCCTCCGCGCCCTCAACATCCCCTTTGACGTCACCCCCGGCGTCCCTTCCTTCGCCGCAGGCGCCGCAGCCCTTAGCCAGGAGCTCACCCTCCCCCACGTCGCCCAGACCATCATCCTCACCCGCACCTCCACCCGCTCCACCCCCATGCCCCCCGGGGAAGACCTCGCCACCCTCGGCCGCTCCGGCGCAACCCTCGCCATCCATCTCTCAATCCAGAACATGGACCAGGTCACCGGACAGCTTCTCCCCCTTTACGGCCCGGACTGCCCCGCTGTCGTCGTCTTCCGAGCCAGTTGGCCGGACGAACAGATCCTCCGCGGCACCCTCGCCACCATCCAGCAGCAGGTCCAGGACTCCGGCATAGACCGCAACGCCCTCATCCTCATAGGCAAGTCTTTGGGCCAGCCCGGCTTCGGCGAATCCTACCTCTACTCCACCACCCGCGACCGCACCGAGCCCTGA
- a CDS encoding glycosyltransferase, with the protein MAQRSDLTDNTNSRTTVLLMAYECSPAGGSELSVGWNRVMQAAREFEVHVITSPKSFEALTMARQSGLLPDHVHFYTPQPDWLLPLLQKLPVLFVYNYLAYQHFQRLAFNLAQQLHGQHGFAAVHQVNGTGFREPGYTWKMDIPFIWGPTGGTQNFPAAFLSYLPWREALKESLRTIVNQISLRFKPRVHQAAARASVVFAANSTNQRDFEESFGRPIELLLETGLPRLAAATSMSKYDGETPLRILWVGELATRKALPLLLRALASVKDELAFELQVLGKGPQEQSWKELAASLGIERHCTFSGHLALADAIAQQDWAHVFVFTSLRDTSGNVMLEALGAGVPVVCFDHQGAGDIVTSECGVKIAVVDPETAVHDFAAVLMELAGDRKRLRQLSHGARRRAIGYEWTANGDRMNRLYRELAAGEAEACAVPAEVGGILA; encoded by the coding sequence ATGGCGCAACGTAGTGATTTGACCGACAACACGAACTCACGCACGACGGTGCTGCTGATGGCTTATGAGTGCTCGCCTGCAGGCGGGTCTGAGCTTTCTGTCGGGTGGAACCGCGTGATGCAGGCGGCGCGTGAGTTTGAGGTGCATGTCATTACGAGTCCGAAATCGTTTGAAGCGCTGACGATGGCTCGGCAGTCCGGGCTGCTTCCGGATCACGTTCATTTTTATACGCCGCAGCCTGATTGGCTGTTGCCTCTGCTGCAAAAGCTGCCGGTTTTATTCGTCTATAACTACCTGGCTTATCAGCATTTTCAGCGGCTTGCTTTCAACCTTGCTCAGCAGCTTCATGGGCAGCATGGGTTTGCCGCGGTCCATCAGGTTAATGGCACGGGTTTTCGCGAGCCGGGCTATACGTGGAAGATGGATATCCCGTTTATCTGGGGACCGACTGGTGGAACGCAGAACTTTCCGGCGGCGTTTCTGTCCTATCTTCCCTGGCGTGAAGCTTTGAAGGAAAGCCTTCGGACGATCGTCAACCAGATCTCTCTGCGCTTCAAGCCGCGTGTTCATCAGGCCGCCGCTCGGGCTTCTGTTGTGTTTGCCGCGAACAGCACGAATCAGCGGGACTTTGAAGAGAGCTTCGGACGGCCGATTGAGCTTTTGCTCGAGACCGGGCTGCCGCGTCTGGCGGCTGCAACGTCGATGAGCAAGTATGACGGAGAGACTCCGCTGCGGATTTTGTGGGTGGGCGAGCTTGCGACACGGAAGGCGTTGCCCCTGCTGCTGAGGGCGTTGGCAAGCGTCAAGGATGAGTTGGCCTTTGAGCTACAGGTTCTTGGGAAAGGACCTCAGGAGCAGTCCTGGAAAGAGCTTGCCGCTTCGCTTGGCATTGAGCGCCACTGCACGTTTTCCGGCCATCTTGCGCTCGCGGATGCGATTGCGCAGCAGGATTGGGCTCATGTGTTTGTGTTTACGAGCCTCCGGGATACCTCCGGGAACGTGATGCTCGAGGCGCTGGGGGCGGGAGTTCCTGTCGTCTGCTTCGATCACCAGGGAGCAGGCGATATTGTGACCTCCGAGTGCGGGGTGAAGATTGCTGTGGTCGATCCGGAGACGGCTGTTCATGATTTTGCTGCGGTGTTGATGGAGCTTGCGGGTGATCGGAAGCGGTTGCGTCAGCTCTCTCATGGTGCTCGCCGCAGAGCTATTGGCTACGAGTGGACAGCCAACGGTGACCGCATGAATCGGCTCTATCGTGAGCTGGCGGCTGGCGAAGCGGAAGCCTGTGCCGTTCCGGCTGAGGTTGGCGGCATACTGGCTTGA
- a CDS encoding GumC family protein — translation MQNDSRLRLRQILMEAVFRRQRLWWTVFVGILVLTVLVIVFLPKRYEATAKLVVANLRTRSTLSAGPVNRIVTTEDVSQTQINSEVDLLKSQAVVRAALGLPNIPVGDPRQLKAEQETVKRIQDHLSIDPVRDSSIIDVRLIDKTPEMSVFHLTSILESYLNQRKVLTQSANAADFFDRQAQLFSGDLANARDALTKFEEGHELVDMDEQKKLQIERVAAIEDQIAAAKSNVANQTSRTRNLLQRLASTPARTETVRRSLTNQYSQERLNTNLVELVNRRDELLHRYPPTDRAVLALDQNIATARSALDEAALHPASDSSTDVNPIWQQVTTSLVTSSAEVSGSSAAQKELERQHGVAEGRLHDLQQSTQAYDVLKRRYQEAQTGYNLYVQKRDEARVGEALDKDQLFDVTLVQRPITSIIPVRPKPLAYAVAGLLMALILASVLALYADSSDLLVYTPQQLDAVTGVRTSGTLAEEINGSEAPENAIEFRRLLTSLRSSLVQGTDGARGKRIAVTSARPGDGGSYVSEHLAHEASAQVKLRVALLDMTRLLEATRSNHAVTVGLQRDETTLCWELAFPGSAVADSSLLILGQFGKQTFWTDLEPALQNADKHFDMIFLDCPSLRDSTLAIYLDGIVDGYVAVVAAAAARKRQIRQMVSFLQQTETPVLGYLLNRRTYPIPHWLYRVL, via the coding sequence ATGCAAAACGATTCCCGGCTCAGGCTGAGACAGATTCTGATGGAGGCGGTCTTCCGGCGCCAGCGCCTGTGGTGGACGGTCTTCGTAGGCATACTCGTGCTGACTGTGCTGGTCATCGTCTTTCTGCCGAAACGTTACGAGGCTACGGCAAAGCTGGTGGTCGCGAACCTGCGGACGCGGTCTACCCTGTCCGCTGGTCCGGTCAACCGCATTGTGACGACGGAAGACGTCAGCCAGACCCAGATCAACTCTGAGGTTGACCTGCTGAAGAGCCAGGCGGTTGTGCGCGCTGCCCTGGGCTTGCCCAACATCCCTGTGGGAGACCCCCGTCAACTCAAAGCGGAGCAAGAGACGGTCAAGCGTATTCAGGATCACCTGTCGATCGATCCTGTTCGAGATTCAAGCATCATCGATGTGCGGCTGATCGACAAGACTCCCGAGATGTCTGTGTTTCATCTCACCTCCATCCTGGAGTCTTATCTAAATCAGAGGAAGGTACTGACGCAGTCTGCGAATGCGGCTGACTTCTTCGACCGGCAGGCACAGCTCTTCAGCGGCGATCTGGCGAACGCGCGGGATGCGCTGACGAAGTTCGAAGAGGGCCATGAACTCGTCGATATGGACGAGCAAAAGAAACTTCAGATTGAGCGGGTTGCGGCGATCGAAGACCAGATTGCCGCTGCGAAGTCGAATGTTGCGAACCAGACCAGCCGCACCCGGAATCTGCTGCAACGACTGGCCAGTACTCCGGCTCGGACTGAGACCGTTCGGCGTTCGCTTACGAACCAGTACTCCCAGGAACGTTTGAATACGAACCTGGTGGAGTTGGTCAATCGCCGTGACGAACTGCTGCACCGTTATCCGCCGACCGATCGAGCGGTGCTTGCTCTCGATCAGAATATTGCCACGGCTCGCTCCGCGCTGGATGAAGCCGCGCTGCACCCTGCATCCGACAGCTCGACGGACGTCAATCCGATCTGGCAGCAGGTGACGACGTCACTGGTGACCAGCAGTGCCGAGGTCAGCGGATCATCCGCGGCGCAGAAGGAACTGGAGCGTCAGCATGGTGTGGCCGAGGGCCGGCTGCATGACCTTCAGCAATCGACCCAGGCCTACGACGTTCTGAAGCGCCGCTACCAGGAAGCGCAGACCGGTTACAACCTCTACGTGCAGAAGCGCGATGAGGCCCGTGTGGGAGAGGCGCTGGACAAGGATCAGTTGTTTGACGTCACTCTTGTGCAGCGTCCGATTACCTCGATTATCCCGGTTCGGCCGAAACCGCTGGCTTATGCAGTCGCGGGTCTTTTGATGGCGTTGATTCTGGCGTCTGTACTGGCGCTTTACGCTGACAGCTCAGACCTTCTGGTTTATACGCCGCAGCAACTGGATGCCGTGACGGGCGTTCGTACGTCCGGCACGTTGGCTGAGGAGATCAACGGATCTGAAGCGCCGGAGAATGCGATTGAGTTCCGACGGTTGCTGACCTCGCTGCGTTCTTCTTTGGTCCAGGGGACTGATGGAGCGCGTGGCAAGCGCATTGCAGTGACCTCCGCACGGCCTGGGGATGGCGGCAGCTACGTTTCGGAACATCTTGCACATGAGGCGTCCGCTCAGGTCAAGCTGCGAGTTGCCTTGCTGGATATGACACGCCTGCTTGAAGCGACGCGTTCCAATCATGCGGTCACGGTGGGATTACAGCGGGATGAGACAACTCTTTGCTGGGAGCTGGCGTTTCCGGGTTCGGCGGTTGCGGACTCCTCGCTGTTGATCCTTGGCCAGTTTGGGAAGCAGACCTTCTGGACCGATCTGGAACCGGCGCTGCAAAATGCCGATAAGCACTTCGACATGATCTTCCTGGACTGCCCAAGTCTGCGCGACTCTACGCTGGCGATCTATCTGGACGGGATCGTGGACGGATATGTTGCGGTGGTCGCGGCGGCTGCGGCGCGTAAGCGGCAGATCCGGCAGATGGTGTCATTCCTGCAACAGACCGAGACGCCTGTTCTGGGATATCTTCTGAACCGCCGGACGTACCCTATACCTCACTGGCTGTACAGGGTTCTTTAG